The Impatiens glandulifera chromosome 3, dImpGla2.1, whole genome shotgun sequence genome contains a region encoding:
- the LOC124929526 gene encoding fructose-bisphosphate aldolase 6, cytosolic-like codes for MSCYKGKYYDELIANAKYIGTPGKGILAADESTGTIGKRFASINVENVESNRQVFRELLFTAPGALQYLSGVILFEETLYQKTAAGKPFVDVLKEGGVLPGIKVDKGTVDLAGTNGETTTQGLDGLAQRCEKYYAAGARFAKWRAVLKIGATEPSQLSINENANGLARYAIICQENGLVPIVEPEILVDGSHTIDQCADITERVLAACYKALSDHHVCLEGTLLKPNMVTPGSDSAKVAPEVVAEYTVRALQRTMPAAVPAVVFLSGGQSEEEATLNLNAMNKLKANKPWTLTFSFGRALQQSTLKAWAGKEENIPKAQAALLARCKANSEATLGTYLGGGSLSEGTSESLHVKNYTY; via the exons ATGTCTTGCTACAAGGGAAAGTACTACG ATGAGCTTATCGCCAATGCTAAGTACATTGGTACACCTGGAAAAGGTATCTTGGCCGCCGATGAATCCACCGGTACCATTGGAAAGCGGTTCGCCAGCATCAATGTAGAGAATGTCGAATCCAACAGACAAGTTTTCCGTGAACTCCTCTTCACCGCTCCAGGTGCTCTCCAATACCTAAGCGGAGTCATCCTCTTCGAAGAAACTCTCTACCAGAAAACCGCTGCTG GCAAGCCTTTCGTGGATGTCCTAAAGGAAGGTGGAGTCCTCCCTGGAATCAAAGTCGACAAGGGCACAGTCGATCTAGCCGGAACCAATGGTGAAACCACCACCCAAGGTTTAGACGGCCTAGCCCAACGTTGCGAGAAGTACTATGCTGCCGGTGCTCGTTTCGCCAAATGGCGTGCAGTCCTCAAGATCGGCGCAACCGAGCCATCCCAGCTATCGATCAACGAAAACGCCAACGGTCTAGCCCGTTACGCCATCATCTGCCAAGAGAACGGTCTAGTCCCAATTGTTGAACCTGAAATCCTAGTCGACGGTTCCCACACCATCGACCAGTGCGCAGACATAACCGAGAGAGTCCTAGCTGCTTGCTACAAGGCCTTGAGCGACCACCATGTCTGCCTTGAAGGTACTCTGTTGAAGCCGAACATGGTTACACCTGGTTCGGACTCTGCCAAGGTTGCACCTGAGGTTGTTGCTGAGTACACCGTGAGGGCTTTGCAGAGGACCATGCCCGCTGCTGTCCCTGCTGTGGTGTTCTTGTCTGGTGGACAGAGTGAAGAGGAGGCGACTTTGAACCTGAATGCGATGAACAAGTTGAAGGCGAATAAGCCATGGACTTTGACGTTTTCTTTTGGAAGGGCACTTCAGCAGAGTACCCTTAAGGCTTGGGCTGGGAAAGAGGAGAACATTCCTAAGGCTCAAGCTGCTTTGTTGGCTAGGTGTAAGGCGAACTCTGAGGCTACTCTTGGAACTTATCTTGGAGGTGGTTCTCTTAGCGAAGGAACTTCTGAAAGTCTTCACGTTAAGAACTACACCTATTGA